AATTCGATTTCAGAAAGGATTTTTTGGTCGATTTTGTACCTCCACTTCTGATAGTGAGAAGAGGTGTCTCTCTGGGTACCATAGGCGGACTTCACGCTGAACAAGTTTATTTTGGTGTGGGACTGCAGGTAATCGAAGACCCTCAACGGAATGTCCGGATACGAATGCGGCCTTCTTGTTTTGGTTTTCTTTGAAGGATAACTATTTTTATTACCCGTTACAGTTTTTGTCGCATTTCCGTTCAGAAATCGGAAGAGTTCTTGCGTCTTACCGAATGGGTCCAGGCAGATATCTTCGTACCTGTAAAGAAAGAGAAAATCAATATCTTCattatctaacttttttttttttttttttttttttttttttgtggagaagGGACCAAAACGGCTTACAAAAATCAAACCTAAACACTTCAAGGACATTTCGTCAGTTCGTAATGCATGCTTCCCCTTTTTCAAAAACTCAAGTCAAGAAACAAGATTGGCttagatccatttttttttattttaactctaTTAAAGTAATGTGCTTTTTTTAACTCTTGAATTGATATTTCCTTCAGAATATTAGGTTCATAGCCAACTACTTCTGCAGATGATTTTTAATTTGAAATCATCCCAATGGAATTCTGGAGGTGGCATCTTGAATATAAAGCCACACTTCAATAGGTAGGCTTCAAAAATTGACATGGCAATAGCTATGTGCAAAGTAAACTAAATAATGAGTGCTCTGCATGATTAAGATTAGATAATTTCATATCATTAAATGAAAAACGATTTGCATTTAGATAAATACAAACACTCTAAAGGTAATGGTTAATACTAAAAAAGATATGTTGTAACAAAGGCAACAGTAGAATGTAtgattgaattagaaaaaaaaaaaaaactttctgtctTGCCTATTTTTATACAAAAGATTGTGCAAGGATATGATATTTCGATGCTTGCTGGGCACGCAATGGCGTAGCTATGGGGGTAGCTATGGGGGAGGGGGCCATTTCTGAAAATTTCCCCCGGGCCTCCTAGAGATGGGACTCCAAaacagggtcagaaaataaaaatatacaagttACATGAAATGACAAGAAGAATAAGTAGCGcatatagaatgatatattgttaatttattctcatttattctcatcatttatttatttcctcatttgctttcctcactgggctatttttccctgttggaacccttgggcttatagcatcttgcttttccaactagggttgtagcttggctagtaataataataataatatttatagatcAAATACAGACAGAGGAGCAAGTGAAGAATAGTTGTAATGAAAATGCTGGACGGGGAAGAAGTCTGGTTGATTAAACAATTGAATCTAAGTGAAATTAACCGAACTTACATCATTTGAGGTAATTGGCAGCAATTGAAAAGGAACATTTGTAATACGTACTTGATGAAATGATATTTATCTGGGTACCGCTGCTCCATCTCTTTGCGCGCTTCTAAATCCTGCAAGAAGGAAGTTTCAATTAAACAGATGAGCTAAAACGCAAGTATTATGTAACGGGTCATTCTCTGAATCAAGTGTAGATGCTGTTTTGTGTAAAATACCATCATTCTAAATGAAATACCAGCTTAGGGCAAATTCTATTTTAGGCGAAATATGTTCTACTTTACTTCTCAACATATTATTATCAATCAAACAAGTTACATTATTAGGACTTGGAATTTGTTAAAAGATATTGCTGCACTGGTGTCACATGGCAAATAAAGTTCAATATTCCAGTGGTAAATTTCACTGAAATCTCGTTTCTCTGGTTTTCCGTAATCCATGGTAATATCCGATCTATAAATGAGTATATGGCAACCATTCCTAACCTCGCGGAAGACATTCTACTTCACAGATGTTACCTTCATCTGTGACAGTTAACAACTCGGTTAGAACACTTTTGGGAAAAAAGTGATAGAACATTATTTTGATAGTATGTGAAGTTCTCAGAACAATTTTCAATAACATAACTTACGCTTTTAAGGCCTGTGCACATATTTTGCGCAGCAACACCCCAATCCAGTTTATTCATGGATGTAAAACTGCCACGAGGATCTCTGACGAGATGGATAACCTTCAGATCCAGACTTTTATCTTCCAAAAGCTCCTTGGTCCACTCAAGCCGAGTTCTAATAGTCTTGATGATTCTCAACGGTTCTTGTAAACAAAGTGATCGAATTTTGTCGATGGTGACAGAGCCTTTATTTTCCAAAACATAAGGGTGCCTCACTGTTTGCCCTGGTAATTTACCGTAGTTCAATAAATAATCCCTTATCACACACTGGAAAACCATACGCAGTGTTTCTAGGATTGTTTCCTTTTTAACCCTATTAGGGTTCGGTAAACATCGCACTGGTTCGAAAAAGTATATGTTGCCTCCCTGTGATGCCAGAATCTCCCCGAGAAAACTTGACCCACTTCTTCCAACTGAACTCAGAATCAAGATGGCTTTAATCTTGGGAATCGAAGGGTCTGCTTTCCCTTCCTGAACACCATTTGCTACAGTTTGATGAACTCCCCAAGAAATGTTTTTAAGGTTTTCGGCACTCGAAGGCTGTATTTTCACCTGTGTATATTCGTCCGGAATCTCTCCAGACTGGCTTCTGTTTTCTGGACTGCTAACAGGTACGTTGTCCAATTTCAGGTTCACATAATCATCACTATAGAATGTGTTTTCATCCACGCTCTCTTCTCGGTATTTACTTACAATGGCAGATACGGAGCTCGTTAGGATTTCTGAAAGGGAATAAAGTCGGATGAGATTAAAAGGAGAATACAATGAACTCCGTCAGTTTAATGGGTAAAAGGAAGAGGAGAGAGCCTCTTATCTACCATAGGAAAGAGATGCGGTTCGCTATAGGTGAACGTCAGGTCTTACGGTGATGTAAAGATTCTGTCTGCTGTAAGAGAAAGTGTTTGTCTGCTGTAGGAGAAAGTGTCTGTCTGCTGTAGGAGAAAGTGTCTGTCTGCTGTAAAAGAAAGTGTCTGTGTGCTGTAGGAGAAAGTGTCTGTGTGCTGTAGGAGAAAGTGTCTGTCTGCTGTAGGAGAAAGTGTCTGTCTGCTGTGGGAGAAAGTGTTTGTCTGCTGTGGGAGAAAGTGCCTGTCTGCTGTGGGAGAAAGTGTCTGTTTGCTGTAGGAGAAAGTGTCTGTTTGTTATAGGAGAAAGTGTCTGCCTGCTGTAGGAGAAAGTGTCTGTCTGCTGTATTAGAAGGATTCTTTCTGATGTATGATAAGGATACCCTCGGCTGTAAGATTAAGATTCGCTCTACTTTGAGAGAAAATTTCTTTATGCAGTGATGAAAAGGTTCTTTTTAGGGTAGAAGAAAGTATAGGTTTGGCATGGGAGAAATTTTCTGTTTATAGTCTGCTGTATGAATTTTTATCTGTTGAAGAAGAAGGTATGTGTCTGCTGTAAGAGTAATCCTCTGTCAGCTACAGCCATTATGAAATTTAAGTTTTATGAGAATATGAAACGAAATGAAGTATTCTTATATAATTTGTGATTaactatatatgatataaaaatcaaCTTGGGTCATTAACGTCCAGGGGAGGAATactgaaatattttctatttcattcaaataacaaatatttgataaGAAGGGATAATTCCCCTTTTAACTGGTTAATATTGGTAGATAACCTTAACATTCAGAGGAGAATAAAATACATATGATTATTTATGGCTTGATTATTATAAAGCGAATGACAATGAGACTTGATTCATAGAAGGAAATTAATTATAGCTATATTGATATAAAGAAGACGATGGCAGCTCTTTATAATCAAAAGTTAATTctttgaaacattatttttctgGATAATTGAAAGAATAACGGTATATCAAGATGATAGTGGGTTTGAGGTACAAATGTTTTGATAATAATTGATCCAACTGCTTATAGGAAATAATGTTAGGCTTTACTTTCTCATAGATGTTGAAAATTGCCTAGACTATATAAAAAGTACGCCTGAGAgcttttatttattaaaagaaaacgaTAATTGTCTTAACTCAAGAACTTTAAAATATTTCTAGGTTAACAGTAATGGGTAGACTATCTAGAAGATGAGCGGTTAGGAtggtaataattagaaaaaaataacactGGACTTTAATAATCGTAAAATAATGTAGTTATTTAGGCACTTACTATTTACGTCATGAGCATTTTTGAACAGGGCAAGACCTCCAAAACACACGACGGGTAAGATTAGAAGTTTCCATTTTCTGAGCATACTGATAACGACGAGGACCTGAAGGATAAATCCATTATGTATTGCAGATTTCCTGGCAATCATTGTATAGTTGTACATAACGATATGACATTCTTCATTTCAATGATACACTgactcaggatgccagaaaactcaaaatcaatcaatcaatcattatctACCATATCAGCCACTGTATTCTTGTGCTTAGAGTGCACTGTATGTttaccttgcatatatatataaatatatatatatatatatatatatatatatatttatatctatatatgtgtatacttatatatatgtatacttgtattcatatatatatatttatatatatatatatatatatatgtatatatatgtatatatatgtatatatattcatatatatgtatatatatatgtatatgtatataagtatatatatgtatatatatgtgtatgtatatgtatatatatgtatatgtatatatatgtatatatacttgtatatatacttgtatatatatatatatatatatatatatgtttatatatgtatatgtatatgtaaatatatgtatatatatgtatatatatgagtaaaaataaaatcACTTTCTATAGTAATGTAGAACGATAATAAATAatggttatggaagaacctctacagattgttaacgaatatatgTACTTGAGATAGACAGTAAGGGTTTCCCAAGGACAGGACacataaattaaaagaaggataagcatgggatggaaagcttcaggtaaactaaatgagattatgaaaagtaaaagaaaactttctctaaaaagaaatgtatttaatcagatggtcccaccatcattaacttgtgtatcagaaacttggagccttactaaaaaatGAGAACATAAACtagggcagaacatataatgagaatggcagataatagatggaagagaagacgatggattaacgagttaAGAGAATTTGCAGGATAAACTGCCATAGAAAGGCCATAATACTGACGCGTGtgcaaggacatatctgaggcctttatcctttcgtgatgataatgataatgatatatatatatatatatatatatacatatatatatatatatgtatatatttacacacatatatatgtataatatacacacatatatacagtatatatatatatatatatatatgtgtatatatatacacatatatatacagtatatatatatgtgtatatatacacatatatatacagtatatatatgtatatatatacacatatatatgcgtatatatacacatatatatacagtatatatatatatatatatatacacatatatacagtatatatatgtatatatatatatatatatataaatactgtgtatatatatatatatataggcctatatatatacacatatttatatatatatatatatatatatgtttgtatatatatatgtgtatatatatatatatatatactgtatatatacagtatatatatatatatatatacctttggtaGTATACATAGTTTGATTATTCTATCATTCACATCTTTCTCAGAGTCTCTCTAATTTCGTTCatgttcatagatttttttttaatttattattttatgggAAATTTAACCATGGTAGTATCTATGGAACCTTTTTTATTATGGTTTATGCATATTTCTCCTCaacatattaacttttttttttttaatcatactaaCAATTTCCGTGAGCAATAAATTTTGATCAGATTAACTATACTCAATtgtttttaatgagacgcatttgcaccgactcgcagcggtgcccattttagctcggaaaacgtttccttctatctgtttggttagaattaccttgtccaaccaatcagcgatcaggaaacgtttccgagctaaaagggcacccctgcgagtccgtgcaaatctgcctcattaaaaagaattgactatagcccTCCATAgaacatatctatttatttatcaatcTTATGAcattaatatgctctctctctgtctatatatatatatatatatatatatatccaaattatcATACGATACTTTGTATCGAACTGTCAATACTTTCTATCGAATTGTCAGTGTATCGTTTCACAATCAAATGTTCTCTCTCGATCCACCTTTTTATCGATCATTCAATATACCTATGTAAAGGGTTAACGATCTCCCTTTTTATGTACATTTCTCTTGTCTCCTTTCACTCATCCCCTTTTTCCTTCCTATTTTATTCATAATTGACAATATTATCATATcaatgtgcctctctctctctctctctctctctctctctctctctctctctctctctctctctttagagattTGCGACATAATGGAGATTTGCATTGCTATTCATTTGCGAAATACTATTGCTCACAATGAGGGATTTAGTAACACAATAACAAAAGGAATCCTGGACGCCCCGGTGGGTGTTGTGCTGGGAACGTTGTGGGtgattgggggggaggggggaagggaaggggggggggaggggggggggttttggGGATTTGATGGTGTTGGGTGCGTGACAATTGTTTTTTTCCGCCGCTGTATTCCAAAgggtttatttgtttcttttgtttattcACAAAACCTTTATTTTTACGGGTTGGATGTTTACTTGAATGTTGGAAGTCCTTTACTTTactatgctaataataatgataaaaataattacgattattatcattaacatcattaatattatcatgttGAATGTTGGGGAAATAGAACAAGGTCTATGGTAATTTCATTGTACTATTGAACTTGAAAAAGGGTATTTCAGGTTGAACATTTGGTTGCATACTTTCCCGTAATTGTTTtatgctttgataataataataataataataataataataataataataataattgtatatatatatatatatatatatttatatatatatatatatatatgtatatatacagtatatatatataaatatatatatatatatatatatattggtaatgagaaaatagtttttttttgtatttgagtgcactatctctctctctctctctctctctctctctctctctctctcgtctaacaCATGACCGCACTTTGTTTGAagaaatatattccatatattttTGTGGGCAAAATATCATAATAGttaagaggtaaaaaaaacaatAGGATGAATTACCGGATATCTCCTAGAGAGCAAATGGCGTATTCGACCATATTTGCCAATCGACTCCATGTTTGGATGTAGTTTTAAAATtttgattcctttgtattctattttttatatttttttgtcttttttttcagttGTGTTTTAGGCTAAAAATTGCTTGATTGGCCAGTTGTGTCTTAAAGATTTTTTCATCCCACTATTTTCTTTGATTAACTCGCagggccatgtttttttttttttcctacaaaatCTACAAACGTCAAGATATCTTTGGATACAAGCTCTTCCTTAAGCTAATGTAAATTTATTTATCGTTGATAATTGTAATATCATTTTCAAGTCACTTGTATACAAAAGCACATCTACCATGCAATAGTTATTTGAGAGTGCAAATTTGATAAAAAACACTAATATGGTTTGAATCCTATACGCATAAATGAGGATGCCATAATCTGTCTCTCGCTTTCAATGGATGACTGAAAATACgcaataatcaataataacaaaGTGGTGTCTCATCTAAATGTGCAGACGAAAAGTATCGTTTTGTTCGTTCACGATTGCTCACGGGAGCCAATCTGAGAAACGCACACCAGCACATCAAAATTCACACTGCCCTTGCCAGCTTTGCAGCCGCGAATTATAAACCCCATCACTATAGAAGGCTAAGTGTAATCCGGTGACCTTACTTCGTCCGGTACGATCATATGAGCGCATATTGTGCTTTGTATACAATGGGTAATGTTACAAAACCAGAATATCTAAAAACACATTAATTATCttctaaaattttataatttagaGTGATGAATGTTACTGAAGCCCTTCTTTACTATAAGACCATttctttagcgatgcatatttgcaccgactcgcggcggtgcccttttaactcggaaaagtttccggatcgctgattggttgggcaagataattctaaccaatcagcgatcaggaaacttttccgagctaaaagggcaccgccgcgagtctgtgcaaatatgcatcgctaaaagaaatggactatagtatcgtTGATGCGATCTCTGAATGTTAATGAATAATTATGATGAATCAAGCAATTAAATGTATAGATGTTACTCTCCGAACATACGTGGCAGTAATACTGTAAGTGTAACTGGAGAGTCCTCGCCCAAATTTTTTTAATTATCCAAGATTACCTCCACTGTGCTTCATAGTTATcaatctattattgttattattattattattattattattattattattattattattattattattattattattattattatttatagctatGACATTCTAATCAAGCTTCCACCGAATAGAAGGCCCACTGGAATGGAAAGCAAgcctacagattattattattattattattattattattattattattattattattattatctttatctttatttttatttctatttttattatttttatctttatcatttctatttttatttttattttcatttttatttttatctgtattatttctatttttatttttacatttatttttatctttattttaattttttgtaataAGTGTTTTTATCATTAGttgtttattattagttttattgttattagttttttcTTGTTAATTGAATCGACACCTTCGACTAAGCAGCATGacttcaattaataaataaaatgtatctgaatccatttttataataattgaatCGACACCTTCGACTAAGCAGCCTGACTTCgattaataaataaaatgtatctgaatccatttttataataattgaatCGACACCTTCGACTAAGCAGCCTGacttcaattaataaataaaatgtatctgaatccatttttataataattgaatCGACACCTTCGACTAAGCAGCCTGacttcaattaataaataaaatgtatctgaatccatttttataataattgaatCGACACCTTCGACTAAGCAGCATGacttcaattaataaataaaatgtatctgaatccatttttataataattgaatCGACACCTTCGACTAAGCAGCATGacttcaattaataaataaaatgtatctgaatccatttttataataattgaatCGACACCTTCGACTAAGCAGCCTGacttcaattaataaataaaatgtatctgaatccatttttataataattgaatCGACACCTTCGACTAAGCAGCATGacttcaattaataaataaaatgtatctgaatccatttttataataattgaatCGACACCTTCGACTAAGCAGCATGacttcaattaataaataaaatgtatctgaatccatttttataataattgaatCGACACCTTCGACTAAGCAGCATGacttcaattaataaataaaatgtatctgaatccatttttataataattgaatCGACACCTTCGACTAGGCAGCCTGacttcaattaataaataaaatgtatctgaatccatttttataataattgaatCGACACCTTCGACTAAGCAGCCTGacttcaattaataaataaaatgtatctgaatccatttttataataattgaatCGACACCTTCGACTAAGCAGCCTGacttcaattaataaataaaatgtatctgaatccatttttataataattgaatCGACACCTTCGACTAAGCAGCCTGacttcaattaataaataaaatgtatctgaatccatttttataataattgaatCGACACCTTCGACTAAGCAGCCTGacttcaattaataaataaaatgtatctgaatccatttttataataattgaatCGACACCTTCGACTAAGCAGCATGacttcaattaataaataaaatgtatctgaatccatttttataataattgaatCGACACCTTCGACTAGGCAGCCTGacttcaattaataaataaaatgtatctgaatccatttttataataattgaatCGACACCTTCGACTAAGCAGCCTGacttcaattaataaataaaatgtatctgaatccatttttataataattgaatCGACACCTTCGACTAAGCAGCCTGacttcaattaataaataaaatgtatctgaatccatttttataataattgaatCGACACCTTCGACTAAGCAGCCTGacttcaattaataaataaaatgtatctgaatccatttttataataattgaatCGACACCTTCGACTAAGCAGCATGacttcaattaataaataaaatgtatctgaatccatttttataataattgaatCGACACCTTCGACTAAGCAGCCTGacttcaattaataaataaaatgtatctgaatccatttttataataattgaatCGACACCTTCGACTAAGCAGCCTGacttcaattaataaataaaatgtatctgaatccatttttataataattgaatCGACACCTTCGACTAAGCAGCATGacttcaattaataaataaaatgtatctgaatccatttttataataattgaatCGACACCTTCGACTAGGCAGCCTGacttcaattaataaataaaatgtatctgaatccatttttataataattgaatCGACACCTTCGACTAAGCAGCCTGacttcaattaataaataaaatgtatctgaatccatttttataataattgaatCGACACCTTCGACTAAGCAGCCTGacttcaattaataaataaaatgtatctgaatccatttttataataattgaatCGACACCTTCGACTAAGCAGCCTGacttcaattaataaataaaatgtatctgaatccatttttataataattgaatCGACACCTTCGACTAAGCAGCCTGacttcaattaataaataaaatgtatctgaatccatttttataataattgaatCGACACCTTCGACTAAGCAGCCTGacttcaattaataaataaaatgtatctgaatccatttttataataattgaatCGACACCTTCGACTAAGCAGCCTGacttcaattaataaataaaatgtatctgaatccatttttataataattgaatCGACACCTTCGACTAAGCAGCCTGacttcaattaataaataaaatgtatctgAATCCATTTTTATGATAATTGAATCGACACCTTCGACTAGGCAGCATGacttcaattaataaataaaatgtatctgaattcttttttataataatggAATCTAAAGAATAATCACCATGAATTGAAAATTGTATTCCTTTCGCTATGGTGAATGCTAATTACTGAATTCAAACGAATATTTCCCTATTATTTcgtttatgaaaaatcttagagAATGTCACCATTTTATTAGTTGTTTGGTTGTTCATCTTTTAGCAAACAGAAACCAATCTTTTTAGTATAGCACAAAAAATTAAGTCAAGTCAGTTAAAGTAATATAGCACAAGTGTGGAACATGCTTTATCTTAATTTCTTGGTTAAATATtaaaagagcaaaaaaaattaCTTCCCTAAATCATCCTTCAATTGCTCACACTGTCAAAATGTTATCGTAAAAACCGGTataaatcctagaataaatattgccagcatttacctttttaaaccCGCATATATTGACattaagtgatattacggt
The DNA window shown above is from Palaemon carinicauda isolate YSFRI2023 chromosome 37, ASM3689809v2, whole genome shotgun sequence and carries:
- the LOC137629074 gene encoding carbohydrate sulfotransferase 1-like isoform X2 → MLRKWKLLILPVVCFGGLALFKNAHDVNKILTSSVSAIVSKYREESVDENTFYSDDYVNLKLDNVPVSSPENRSQSGEIPDEYTQVKIQPSSAENLKNISWGVHQTVANGVQEGKADPSIPKIKAILILSSVGRSGSSFLGEILASQGGNIYFFEPVRCLPNPNRVKKETILETLRMVFQCVIRDYLLNYGKLPGQTVRHPYVLENKGSVTIDKIRSLCLQEPLRIIKTIRTRLEWTKELLEDKSLDLKVIHLVRDPRGSFTSMNKLDWGVAAQNMCTGLKSDLEARKEMEQRYPDKYHFIKYEDICLDPFGKTQELFRFLNGNATKTVTGNKNSYPSKKTKTRRPHSYPDIPLRVFDYLQSHTKINLFSVKSAYGTQRDTSSHYQKWRYKIDQKILSEIELHCRDVIEMLGHRFFGTLKRARDMRIPLSNS
- the LOC137629074 gene encoding carbohydrate sulfotransferase 1-like isoform X1, with amino-acid sequence MESIGKYGRIRHLLSRRYPVLVVISMLRKWKLLILPVVCFGGLALFKNAHDVNKILTSSVSAIVSKYREESVDENTFYSDDYVNLKLDNVPVSSPENRSQSGEIPDEYTQVKIQPSSAENLKNISWGVHQTVANGVQEGKADPSIPKIKAILILSSVGRSGSSFLGEILASQGGNIYFFEPVRCLPNPNRVKKETILETLRMVFQCVIRDYLLNYGKLPGQTVRHPYVLENKGSVTIDKIRSLCLQEPLRIIKTIRTRLEWTKELLEDKSLDLKVIHLVRDPRGSFTSMNKLDWGVAAQNMCTGLKSDLEARKEMEQRYPDKYHFIKYEDICLDPFGKTQELFRFLNGNATKTVTGNKNSYPSKKTKTRRPHSYPDIPLRVFDYLQSHTKINLFSVKSAYGTQRDTSSHYQKWRYKIDQKILSEIELHCRDVIEMLGHRFFGTLKRARDMRIPLSNS